The following are from one region of the Cyanobium gracile PCC 6307 genome:
- a CDS encoding class I SAM-dependent methyltransferase, producing MGGWSTAMSWLSMRSLVARIRRKLARIGAVAASRPPSSRRQAIERIQKSPGLLVPWLDLIGLVKEDFPSSLREQVLSHDLTRSGVILCFQEELQNRMAADLNQASLQLKQEDPVAVCGVVAAEMIRLKTIAQCRDAHAEGNYYRDAEPHIQKQWDGVIWPIIQDLDFREVLELAPGHGRNTELLRRLAGSITLVDVNLNCIEACRERFGEQRDGCRFRYFVTDGDTLAMVDSSSQTLVYSFDSMVHFDSSVVRAYVLEIARVLRPGGSAFLHHSNYGTVAPNSDWAHNHGNRSDMTAELMRGFAAEAGLDVAFQRLSGTADGWGLEDLDAFTVLRRPAVA from the coding sequence ATGGGAGGATGGAGCACTGCAATGAGTTGGCTTTCGATGCGCTCTCTGGTTGCCAGGATCCGAAGGAAGCTGGCCCGTATCGGTGCTGTGGCCGCCAGTCGTCCTCCGTCCTCAAGGCGCCAAGCCATTGAGCGTATCCAGAAGAGTCCTGGCCTGCTGGTTCCCTGGCTTGATCTCATCGGCTTGGTGAAGGAGGATTTTCCCTCCAGTCTTCGCGAACAGGTCCTTTCCCATGACCTGACACGCAGCGGCGTGATTCTTTGCTTCCAGGAGGAGCTGCAGAACCGGATGGCTGCCGATCTGAACCAGGCCTCCTTGCAGTTGAAACAGGAGGATCCGGTTGCGGTCTGCGGCGTTGTGGCGGCCGAGATGATCCGGCTCAAAACCATCGCCCAGTGCCGTGACGCCCATGCGGAAGGCAACTATTACCGAGATGCGGAGCCTCACATTCAGAAGCAATGGGATGGGGTGATCTGGCCCATCATCCAGGATCTCGATTTCCGGGAGGTGCTGGAACTGGCTCCTGGCCATGGACGTAACACGGAACTTCTGCGTCGGCTGGCGGGCTCGATCACCCTCGTGGATGTCAATCTGAATTGCATCGAAGCCTGCAGGGAACGCTTCGGGGAGCAACGTGATGGCTGCCGATTCCGCTACTTCGTCACCGATGGTGACACCCTGGCCATGGTCGATTCCAGCTCCCAGACCCTGGTCTATTCCTTTGATTCCATGGTCCATTTCGATTCTTCGGTGGTCCGCGCCTATGTCCTTGAGATTGCCCGGGTCCTCAGGCCCGGCGGCAGTGCCTTCCTGCACCACTCCAACTACGGCACCGTCGCGCCCAACAGCGATTGGGCCCACAATCATGGAAACCGCAGTGACATGACCGCCGAGCTGATGCGGGGGTTTGCGGCGGAGGCCGGGCTTGACGTGGCGTTCCAGCGCCTCAGTGGCACCGCCGATGGCTGGGGTCTGGAAGACCTCGATGCCTTCACCGTGCTGCGCCGCCCCGCCGTCGCCTGA
- the rfbA gene encoding glucose-1-phosphate thymidylyltransferase RfbA: MNRKGLILAGGSGTRLAPLTTAVSKQLVPVYDKPMIYYPLSTLMLAGIREVLVITTPTDRPAFERLLGDGSGWGMTIRYAVQPSPDGLAQAFLIGAEFLDGAPAALVLGDNLFHGHDLIPQLQGANGERPGATVFAYPVSDPERYGVVEFSGDGRVLSIEEKPPQPRSRYAVTGLYFYDHTVVERARQVRPSPRGELEITDLNQLYLDEGLLRVELMGRGMAWLDTGTPDSLHEAASYIRTLEKRQGLKVGCPEEVAWRLGWIDDGQLERLALPLKKSGYGDYLLRLLQEAASDHLALEPQR; encoded by the coding sequence ATGAACCGCAAGGGACTGATCCTGGCGGGAGGCAGCGGCACGCGCCTGGCGCCCCTCACCACCGCCGTCAGCAAGCAGCTGGTGCCGGTGTACGACAAGCCGATGATCTACTACCCGCTCAGCACCCTGATGCTGGCGGGCATCCGCGAGGTGCTGGTGATCACCACCCCCACCGACCGGCCCGCCTTCGAGCGGTTGCTGGGGGACGGATCCGGCTGGGGCATGACGATCCGCTATGCGGTGCAGCCCAGCCCCGACGGGCTGGCCCAGGCGTTCCTGATCGGCGCCGAATTCCTCGATGGCGCCCCGGCGGCCCTGGTGCTGGGGGACAACCTGTTCCACGGCCATGACCTGATCCCCCAGCTGCAGGGGGCCAACGGCGAGCGGCCGGGGGCGACGGTGTTCGCCTACCCGGTGAGCGATCCGGAGCGCTACGGGGTGGTGGAGTTCAGCGGCGACGGCCGGGTGCTGAGCATCGAGGAGAAGCCGCCCCAGCCCCGCAGCCGCTATGCGGTCACGGGCCTGTACTTCTACGACCACACGGTGGTGGAGCGGGCCCGCCAGGTGCGGCCCTCCCCGCGGGGGGAACTGGAGATTACCGACCTCAACCAGCTCTACCTCGATGAAGGCCTGCTGCGGGTGGAGCTGATGGGCCGCGGCATGGCCTGGCTGGACACCGGCACCCCCGATTCCCTGCACGAGGCCGCCAGCTACATCCGCACCCTGGAGAAGCGCCAGGGCCTCAAGGTGGGCTGCCCCGAGGAGGTGGCCTGGCGCCTGGGCTGGATCGATGACGGCCAGCTGGAGCGGCTGGCCCTGCCCCTGAAGAAATCCGGCTACGGCGACTACCTGCTGCGCCTGCTGCAGGAGGCCGCCAGCGACCACCTGGCCCTGGAGCCCCAGCGATGA
- the rfbC gene encoding dTDP-4-dehydrorhamnose 3,5-epimerase has protein sequence MNVQFLAIDGPLLLTPAVYADERGWFSESWNRRRFADALGKEDADAPEFVQDNHSRSVQGVLRGLHFQRAPHPQGKLVRCTLGEVFDVAVDLRRDSPTLGQWVGERLSAENHHQLWVPVGFAHGFLTLSAVAEVQYKTAGYWNRDCERSLAWNDPAIGIDWPLGELPEPHQPLLAPKDAAAPGLGALAAAGDLFGSQSSAADNV, from the coding sequence ATGAACGTGCAGTTCCTGGCCATCGACGGCCCCCTGCTGCTCACCCCGGCGGTCTACGCCGATGAGCGGGGCTGGTTCAGCGAGAGCTGGAACCGGCGCCGCTTCGCCGATGCCCTCGGCAAGGAGGACGCCGATGCCCCCGAGTTCGTGCAGGACAACCACTCCCGCTCCGTGCAGGGGGTGCTGCGGGGCCTGCATTTCCAGCGGGCACCGCACCCCCAAGGCAAGCTCGTGCGTTGCACGCTGGGGGAGGTGTTCGATGTGGCCGTCGACCTGCGCCGGGACTCCCCCACCCTGGGGCAGTGGGTGGGCGAACGGCTCAGCGCCGAAAACCACCACCAGCTCTGGGTGCCGGTGGGCTTCGCCCACGGCTTCCTGACCCTGAGCGCGGTGGCCGAGGTGCAGTACAAGACCGCCGGCTACTGGAACCGCGACTGCGAACGTTCCCTGGCCTGGAACGACCCGGCGATCGGCATCGACTGGCCTCTGGGGGAGCTGCCGGAGCCGCACCAGCCCCTGCTGGCCCCCAAGGATGCCGCCGCCCCCGGTCTCGGGGCCCTGGCGGCCGCCGGCGATCTGTTCGGTTCCCAGTCCAGCGCTGCCGACAACGTGTGA
- a CDS encoding ABC transporter ATP-binding protein has product MSESSDIAITVRSLGKSYKIGHLETVAADETPADGMPQRGLWPWRRTGGRQHLSSETFWALRDVDFDVPRGKVFGVIGRNGAGKSTLLKILSRITEPSTGMAEIRGRVGSLLEVGTGFHPEFSGRENIYLNGTLLGMRRRQIDRVFDAIVDFAEVHRFIDTPVKRYSSGMYVRLAFAVAAHLEPDILIIDEVLAVGDIQFQKKCLGKMKDVTGQGRTVLFVSHSLTTVNSLCDTCMLLENGRVTQIGSTESVTASYFASSEETSGSSLDLRADPPGDRFCRMVGARMVDRSGESLSYAHIDREFGLEMTYELLEPSTGPVIPNFHLFTGGQCAFVSSPSQDPPVSPGRYRATVWLPARFLNEGTYSVNFAATTMVPQRVHFYVQDQFCFQVIEDLHDEARHGYVHKVPGAVRPQLNWSLD; this is encoded by the coding sequence ATGAGTGAGTCTTCCGATATCGCCATCACGGTTCGCTCCCTCGGCAAGTCCTACAAAATCGGCCATCTGGAAACGGTGGCTGCCGATGAAACGCCGGCGGATGGGATGCCCCAGCGGGGACTCTGGCCCTGGCGACGGACTGGTGGCCGGCAGCACTTGAGCAGCGAGACCTTCTGGGCGCTGCGGGATGTGGACTTCGATGTTCCCCGGGGCAAGGTGTTCGGTGTGATCGGTCGCAACGGCGCTGGCAAGAGCACCTTGCTGAAGATCCTCTCGAGGATCACCGAGCCCTCCACGGGCATGGCCGAGATCCGCGGACGGGTGGGATCCCTGCTGGAGGTGGGCACGGGCTTTCACCCGGAGTTCAGCGGTCGGGAGAACATCTACCTCAACGGCACCTTGCTGGGCATGCGACGCCGGCAGATCGATCGGGTCTTCGATGCGATCGTCGATTTCGCTGAAGTCCACCGCTTCATCGACACTCCCGTGAAGCGCTATTCCAGTGGCATGTATGTGCGCCTGGCCTTTGCCGTGGCTGCCCACCTGGAGCCGGACATCCTGATCATCGATGAAGTTCTGGCCGTTGGTGATATCCAGTTCCAGAAGAAGTGCCTCGGTAAGATGAAGGATGTCACTGGCCAGGGCCGCACGGTGCTGTTCGTGAGCCACAGTCTCACCACGGTCAATAGCCTGTGTGATACCTGCATGTTGCTGGAGAATGGCAGGGTCACTCAGATCGGCTCCACGGAATCCGTTACGGCTTCCTATTTCGCCAGCAGCGAGGAAACGTCGGGCTCATCGCTCGACCTGCGTGCGGATCCACCCGGCGACAGGTTCTGCCGCATGGTCGGGGCACGGATGGTGGACCGGTCCGGCGAAAGTCTCAGCTATGCCCACATTGACCGAGAGTTCGGCCTCGAGATGACGTATGAGCTTCTCGAGCCTTCCACGGGACCGGTGATCCCGAATTTCCATCTCTTCACGGGAGGGCAGTGTGCGTTCGTTTCCAGCCCCAGCCAAGACCCACCTGTTTCCCCAGGGCGGTATCGAGCGACGGTCTGGCTGCCAGCCCGCTTCCTCAATGAGGGGACTTACTCGGTTAACTTCGCAGCGACGACTATGGTTCCTCAGCGAGTTCACTTTTATGTGCAGGATCAGTTCTGTTTTCAGGTCATTGAGGATCTGCACGATGAAGCTCGCCATGGTTACGTTCACAAGGTCCCCGGTGCTGTGCGGCCGCAGTTGAACTGGAGTTTGGATTAA
- a CDS encoding ABC transporter permease has translation MSVTRIQPRRRFSFFEWKEIVEYRDLLYFLSLRDIQVRYKQTSLGVVWVILQPLVPAIIFAVLFGNFARLPSNGQPYLLMVFTGLIPWSLFSNTIGRAGGSLVGNSNLLSKIYFPRLIIPLAAMGSVVVDGLVGLMVLVVLLALFGVGLGWPMLAAPFFLLAAFLMGFGLTLIVASLNVYHRDFGYAVPFALQAWNYLTPIVYSSSLIPEKWLFLYSLNPTVGLIEGFRWSILGGVPITTTMFLSMLTGLVGSLCIGMAVFQRIERGFADIV, from the coding sequence ATGAGCGTCACTCGCATTCAGCCCAGGCGCCGCTTTTCGTTCTTTGAGTGGAAGGAGATCGTTGAATATCGCGATCTCCTCTATTTCCTTTCACTGCGCGATATCCAGGTTCGCTACAAGCAGACCAGCCTGGGTGTCGTCTGGGTGATTCTCCAGCCGCTGGTGCCGGCGATCATCTTTGCCGTGCTGTTCGGCAACTTCGCCCGCCTGCCCAGCAATGGTCAGCCCTATCTGCTGATGGTGTTCACGGGCCTGATCCCGTGGAGTCTGTTCAGCAACACCATCGGCCGGGCAGGGGGGAGCCTAGTGGGTAATTCCAACCTGCTGTCGAAGATCTATTTTCCGCGCCTGATCATTCCCCTGGCCGCCATGGGATCGGTGGTGGTGGATGGTCTGGTGGGGCTGATGGTTCTGGTGGTGCTGTTGGCCCTCTTCGGTGTGGGTCTGGGATGGCCCATGCTGGCGGCACCCTTCTTTCTTCTGGCGGCGTTCCTGATGGGCTTCGGACTCACTCTCATCGTGGCCTCCTTGAATGTCTACCATCGGGATTTCGGCTATGCGGTGCCGTTTGCTCTGCAGGCCTGGAACTATTTGACACCGATTGTCTATTCCTCATCATTGATCCCTGAGAAATGGCTGTTTCTCTATTCCCTGAATCCCACCGTGGGACTGATTGAGGGTTTCCGTTGGTCAATACTTGGTGGCGTGCCGATCACCACCACCATGTTCCTGAGCATGCTGACCGGTCTGGTGGGCTCCCTGTGTATTGGTATGGCCGTGTTTCAGCGGATCGAGAGGGGCTTTGCTGACATCGTATGA
- the psbZ gene encoding photosystem II reaction center protein PsbZ, whose translation MQILNTLTVLALVVLSFALIVAVPVLYASTEDSGRSNRLILIGGAAWVALVLVNWGMSLLVV comes from the coding sequence ATGCAGATCCTCAATACCCTGACCGTTCTGGCCCTGGTGGTGCTCTCCTTCGCCCTGATCGTGGCGGTGCCGGTGCTTTACGCCAGCACCGAGGACAGCGGCCGCTCCAACCGCCTGATCCTGATCGGCGGCGCCGCCTGGGTGGCCCTGGTGCTGGTGAACTGGGGCATGAGCCTGCTTGTGGTCTGA
- the ribH gene encoding 6,7-dimethyl-8-ribityllumazine synthase, protein MTVFEGRFTDVAGLRIGLVIARFNDLVTGKLLSGCLDSLSRHGIDVGPESSQLDVAWVPGSFEIPLVAQRLAASGRYQVVITLGAVIRGDTPHFDVVVAEVSKGVAAVARDTGVPVIFGVLTTDTLQQALERAGIKSNLGWSYGLQALEMGSLMAALPQPTP, encoded by the coding sequence TTGACGGTTTTCGAAGGTCGCTTCACCGATGTCGCCGGTCTGCGGATCGGCCTGGTGATCGCCCGCTTCAACGATCTGGTGACCGGCAAGCTGCTCAGCGGCTGCCTCGATTCCCTCTCCCGCCACGGCATTGATGTGGGCCCCGAGAGCAGCCAGCTCGACGTGGCCTGGGTGCCGGGTAGCTTCGAGATTCCCCTGGTGGCCCAGCGGCTGGCCGCCAGCGGCCGTTACCAGGTGGTCATCACCCTGGGGGCCGTGATCCGTGGCGACACCCCCCACTTCGACGTGGTGGTGGCCGAGGTGAGCAAGGGGGTGGCCGCCGTGGCCCGCGACACCGGTGTGCCGGTGATCTTCGGGGTGCTCACCACTGACACCCTGCAGCAGGCACTGGAGCGGGCCGGCATCAAGAGCAACCTGGGGTGGAGCTACGGCCTCCAGGCCCTGGAGATGGGCAGCCTGATGGCCGCCCTGCCGCAGCCGACGCCATGA